The following proteins are co-located in the Leptodactylus fuscus isolate aLepFus1 chromosome 8, aLepFus1.hap2, whole genome shotgun sequence genome:
- the MAZ gene encoding myc-associated zinc finger protein isoform X2, whose amino-acid sequence MDANWTSFIFQTPPPPPAEPLQVELLPVLATVTAPPDGSLTSQTMVHTMAPQHPSTVDTAALKQVVPGLSVPQQVAPTQVTSQPSPVSTALPLHPVMELPKKSKSRGPYICSLCSKEFKNGYNLRRHEAIHTGTKPARAQPAVKMPTMVPLSLLSVAGTLGTGTESLEVPASPSTLPLPGPSPTAKKVRKNHACEMCGKAFRDVYHLNRHKLSHSDEKPYSCHVCQQRFKRKDRMTYHVRSHDGTVHKPYICSHCGKGFSRPDHLNSHVRQVHSTERPFKCQTCEAAFATKDRLRAHMVRHEEKVPCHVCGKLLSAAYITDHMKVHNQGPNHVCELCNKGTCQVCPLADPTAAVTAVLPNTGVPGMMSTQPW is encoded by the exons aTGGATGCAAACTGGACCAGCTTTATATTCCAG acccctccaccacccccgGCTGAGCCCTTACAAGTTGAACTTTTACCTGTATTAGCAACTGTTACTGCACCACCAGATGGATCCCTCACTTCACAAACTATGGTGCACACTATGGCACCCCAACACCCTTCCACAGTTGACACGGCTGCCCTCAAACAAGTGGTGCCAGGTCTGTCCGTCCCACAGCAAGTGGCACCGACTCAAGTTACATCTCAGCCTTCCCCAGTTTCCACTGCGCTGCCTTTGCACCCAGTCATGGAACTTCCCAAGAAATCCAAGAGCCGAGGCCCCTACATATGTTCCTTGTGCTCCAAAGAATTTAAGAATGGCTATAATCTACGGAGACATGAAGCAATCCACACAGGCACCAAACCTGCTCGAGCACAGCCTGCCGTCAAGATGCCGACCATGGTTCCTCTCAGTTTGCTTAGTGTTGCTGGGACTCTTGGGACTGGTACAGAATCCCTGGAGGTCCCTGCTTCCCCTTCCACGTTGCCTCTACCGGGGCCATCACCCACAGCGAAAAAGGTCCGAAAAAACCATGCCTGCGAGATGTGCGGGAAAGCCTTTAGGGATGTTTACCACCTAAATCGTCACAAGTTATCACACTCCGATGAGAAACCCTACTCCTGCCACGTGTGTCAACAACGCTTTAAGCGCAAAGACCGAATGACGTACCATGTCCGTTCCCACGACGGAACCGTGCACAAGCCGTACATATGTAGTCACTGTGGAAAAGGCTTCTCCCG CCCGGATCATCTGAACAGTCACGTCAGACAAGTTCATTCTACAGAGCGTCCCTTCAAATGCCAG ACCTGTGAAGCAGCTTTTGCAACGAAAGACCGGCTGAGGGCCCATATGGTGCGACACGAGGAGAAGGTTCCTTGTCATGTTTGTGGGAAGCTACTCAGCGCTGCCTACATTACCGACCACATGAAGGTCCACAACCAGGGCCCCAACCACGTGTGTGAGCTGTGTAACAAAG GGACCTGCCAAGTCTGCCCACTTGCGGATCCAACGGCCGCCGTAACCGCTGTGCTTCCGAACACTGGTGTTCCTGGCATGATGTCCACACAGCCCTGGTGA
- the MAZ gene encoding myc-associated zinc finger protein isoform X1 translates to MDANWTSFIFQTPPPPPAEPLQVELLPVLATVTAPPDGSLTSQTMVHTMAPQHPSTVDTAALKQVVPGLSVPQQVAPTQVTSQPSPVSTALPLHPVMELPKKSKSRGPYICSLCSKEFKNGYNLRRHEAIHTGTKPARAQPAVKMPTMVPLSLLSVAGTLGTGTESLEVPASPSTLPLPGPSPTAKKVRKNHACEMCGKAFRDVYHLNRHKLSHSDEKPYSCHVCQQRFKRKDRMTYHVRSHDGTVHKPYICSHCGKGFSRPDHLNSHVRQVHSTERPFKCQTCEAAFATKDRLRAHMVRHEEKVPCHVCGKLLSAAYITDHMKVHNQGPNHVCELCNKGFATAAYLRVHSVKHHGLVCPRADSFLCKLCSVHCKTLAQLSGHMHTHAMSGATGLAEGPPLQ, encoded by the exons aTGGATGCAAACTGGACCAGCTTTATATTCCAG acccctccaccacccccgGCTGAGCCCTTACAAGTTGAACTTTTACCTGTATTAGCAACTGTTACTGCACCACCAGATGGATCCCTCACTTCACAAACTATGGTGCACACTATGGCACCCCAACACCCTTCCACAGTTGACACGGCTGCCCTCAAACAAGTGGTGCCAGGTCTGTCCGTCCCACAGCAAGTGGCACCGACTCAAGTTACATCTCAGCCTTCCCCAGTTTCCACTGCGCTGCCTTTGCACCCAGTCATGGAACTTCCCAAGAAATCCAAGAGCCGAGGCCCCTACATATGTTCCTTGTGCTCCAAAGAATTTAAGAATGGCTATAATCTACGGAGACATGAAGCAATCCACACAGGCACCAAACCTGCTCGAGCACAGCCTGCCGTCAAGATGCCGACCATGGTTCCTCTCAGTTTGCTTAGTGTTGCTGGGACTCTTGGGACTGGTACAGAATCCCTGGAGGTCCCTGCTTCCCCTTCCACGTTGCCTCTACCGGGGCCATCACCCACAGCGAAAAAGGTCCGAAAAAACCATGCCTGCGAGATGTGCGGGAAAGCCTTTAGGGATGTTTACCACCTAAATCGTCACAAGTTATCACACTCCGATGAGAAACCCTACTCCTGCCACGTGTGTCAACAACGCTTTAAGCGCAAAGACCGAATGACGTACCATGTCCGTTCCCACGACGGAACCGTGCACAAGCCGTACATATGTAGTCACTGTGGAAAAGGCTTCTCCCG CCCGGATCATCTGAACAGTCACGTCAGACAAGTTCATTCTACAGAGCGTCCCTTCAAATGCCAG ACCTGTGAAGCAGCTTTTGCAACGAAAGACCGGCTGAGGGCCCATATGGTGCGACACGAGGAGAAGGTTCCTTGTCATGTTTGTGGGAAGCTACTCAGCGCTGCCTACATTACCGACCACATGAAGGTCCACAACCAGGGCCCCAACCACGTGTGTGAGCTGTGTAACAAAG GTTTTGCCACGGCCGCGTACCTGCGGGTCCACTCGGTGAAGCACCACGGTCTGGTGTGCCCACGGGCAGACAGCTTCCTCTGCAAGTTGTGCAGCGTTCACTGCAAAACCCTGGCACAGCTGAGCGGCCACATGCACACACACGCCATGTCGGGGGCCACGGGCCTTGCTGAGGGACCCCCACTGCAGTGA